In Onychostoma macrolepis isolate SWU-2019 chromosome 12, ASM1243209v1, whole genome shotgun sequence, a single window of DNA contains:
- the LOC131551040 gene encoding urotensin-2 receptor has translation MSPSKLSPKSFSGEKASAEHGFDVRSCGHRRARSDTSVKYPNSVWRTWHKVPVQSSTFTASVMNYNKSASVSGPSRSNSGSVDELVITSTFGTLLSVVYIVGVSGNVYTLVVMCHSIRFATSMYISIINLALADLLYLSTIPFVVCTYFLKDWYFGDVGCRILLSLDLLTMHASIFTLTVMCMERYLAVTKPLDTVKRSKSYRKAMAWGVWILSLVLTLPMTVMVNQTTKTTADGGVKRMCAPTWAPQAYKLYLTVLFCTSIMAPGLVIGYLYTRLARTYLESQKTSAINKSSKRSPKQKVLIMIFTIVLVFWACFLPFWIWQLVPLYHKPFSLASHTHTSINYLVASLTYSNSCINPFLYTLLTKNYREYLKNRHRSFYRYTSSFRKRPPSLYSWGKSASSSNQFEFNSETLVMAQLKVMQ, from the coding sequence ATGTCTCCCTCTAAACTTTCTCCGAAATCATTTAGTGGCGAAAAGGCAAGTGCGGAGCATGGGTTTGACGTCAGGAGCTGCGGACACCGGCGAGCGCGCTCAGACACATCTGTCAAATATCCAAACAGTGTCTGGCGCACCTGGCATAAAGTTCCCGTGCAGAGCTCCACATTCACCGCGAGCGTGATGAATTACAACAAGTCTGCCAGTGTCAGCGGTCCGTCCCGTAGCAACTCCGGTTCGGTGGACGAGCTTGTGATAACATCGACTTTCGGGACGCTGCTTTCGGTGGTTTACATCGTTGGAGTTTCGGGGAATGTCTACACGCTGGTAGTCATGTGCCATTCCATACGCTTCGCCACTTCCATGTACATCTCCATCATCAACCTGGCGCTCGCGGATCTTCTTTACCTCTCCACGATTCCTTTCGTGGTGTGCACGTACTTTCTGAAGGACTGGTACTTCGGGGATGTGGGCTGCAGGATACTGTTGAGTCTGGACCTGTTAACTATGCACGCGAGTATATTTACTCTGACAGTGATGTGCATGGAGCGCTACCTGGCAGTGACTAAACCGCTGGATACTGTGAAACGCTCCAAGAGCTACCGAAAAGCTATGGCGTGGGGAGTTTGGATTTTGTCCCTCGTCCTAACTCTTCCCATGACGGTCATGGTAAACCAGACTACTAAAACAACAGCAGATGGAGGTGTGAAAAGGATGTGTGCGCCCACCTGGGCACCCCAGGCGTATAAATTGTACCTGACCGTCCTGTTCTGCACGAGCATAATGGCGCCAGGGCTTGTCATAGGTTACTTGTACACCAGACTAGCCAGGACGTACCTAGAGTCCCAAAAGACGTCGGCTATTAATAAAAGCAGCAAGCGCTCGCCAAAACAGAAAGTTTTGATAATGATTTTCACGATCGTGCTCGTGTTCTGGGCGTGTTTTCTGCCCTTTTGGATATGGCAACTTGTGCCCTTGTACCACAAGCCCTTCAGTCTCgcctcacacacgcacacgagCATCAATTACCTCGTGGCGAGTCTGACCTACAGCAACAGCTGCATCAACCCGTTTCTGTACACGCTCCTGACCAAGAATTATCGGGAGTATCTTAAAAACCGCCACAGGAGTTTTTACCGCTACACGTCGTCGTTTAGAAAGCGCCCACCGAGCTTGTACTCTTGGGGAAAGTCTGCGTCATCCAGTAATCAGTTTGAGTTCAACTCTGAGACGCTTGTCATGGCGCAGTTAAAGGTGATGCAGTGA